TTCTGAGATTTAAATGGAGCAACTTTGTATCCATCTTGTGCGAAAACTCTGCATAATCCGGCAGTTATCATACTCTTACCTACATTTGACATTGTACCTTGTATCATTATTGCTTTAGCCATATCTACTTACCCTCTCTGTTAAAATCTGTAAAAGTAACCCTTTTCTTATTTATATTATTATTTTTTTTCCCTTCAGCACTACCGTGAGTATATCCTATAACATCAAAGTGTTTAGATAACTCATCTGCAAATTCTTGATAATGATCACATTTTCCTCTTATACATGAGGATAAATGAATTGTATCTACACCTGCCTTTTCAAATTTTTCAATTTTTATCAAAAGGCTTTCCATAGGATCCCCATCGCAACCATTGCAGTTGTTAAATGACACTAGTTTGGAGTCTGATTCACTATAATTACTAAAAGAATCTTCTCTATCGTTAAATGCCCTTAAACATCCGTTAGCTGTACATCTCTTTGAAACATTACCACATACATATATCCCTATCTTTTTCAACTTTCTACCCCTTTGTTTAATGTTATAAAAACTTGCTATTAGTAATAAAAAACTCCCTGACCGATTGTCAGGGAGTAAATTTATATGTACAAAACACAAAAAATTGGCTCTCCTTCCCGCCGAAGGTTGCTAAATACCATATATCTAGGCAGGTCTCCTGGCTTATGACTCATCCTACTCTCAACACCTTCCCAGATTACTCCAGTGGTTATTGTTGATTTCGTCCTCAATTACAGTAGCGGGGGCTGCATGGGATTATAACACCCATTTCCCTTTTAATCTTAAGAACCCAATATATTTTATTCAATTATTAGTTATATTAACATATGTTTCTTTATTTATCAAGGATATTTTAGTATTAAATAATTTTGATTCAAAAACTAAAAAAACTTTCAAAGCATACTTTGAAAGCAAAAAAATTATGGTGCGCCTTCGGGGGTTCGAACCCCGGACACCCTGATTAAGAGTCA
The DNA window shown above is from Tissierella sp. Yu-01 and carries:
- a CDS encoding CGGC domain-containing protein; protein product: MKKIGIYVCGNVSKRCTANGCLRAFNDREDSFSNYSESDSKLVSFNNCNGCDGDPMESLLIKIEKFEKAGVDTIHLSSCIRGKCDHYQEFADELSKHFDVIGYTHGSAEGKKNNNINKKRVTFTDFNREGK